The Pyrenophora tritici-repentis strain M4 chromosome 10, whole genome shotgun sequence genome contains a region encoding:
- a CDS encoding glutaminyl-peptide cyclotransferase precursor, protein MFFAFALLPLIAFSSLGAAYRNLTDDTLKNLPGPGDDFDIKKGALLAPILVPRVSGTEGNAAVRQHFVDFFKSQLPEWRIEMHNSTSTTPVSKGKEVPFVNIIATRDPPGSMEGDVSRLALVAHYDSKLTPKDFIGATDSAAPCAMILHIARSIDAALTKKWAATDKGDFEVEHRGVQILLLDGEEAFQSWTDTDSLYGARALAQDWESTFHMASSIYRTPLDSIELFLLLDLLGSKNPRVPSYFKTTHWAYKHMANTEERLRKLGLFKSAPLRKSKMAEAEPEKRRADRPFLIDAYKDDSAFIGGFVQDDHVPFMARGVEILHMIPSPFPKVWHTPEDDGEHLDLNTVEDWTKLFMAFTAEWMELEGFFDVKTAKREDTEKSELEIP, encoded by the exons ATGTTCTTCGCCTTTGCGCTCCTGCCGCTTATAGCGTTTTCATCCCTCGGTGCTGCTTACCGCAACCTCACCGACGACACGCTCAAAAACCTGCCCGGACCCGGCGATGACTTCGATATAAAGAAAGGCGCTTTGCTTGCGCCAATACTGGTCCCTAGAGTGTCTGGGACTGAAGGCAATGCTGCTGTGCGACAGCACTTTGTAGACTTTTTCAAGTCGCAACTACCAGAATGGCGTATAGAGATGCACAACTCGACGTCGACGACACCCGTGAGCAAGGGCAAGGAAGTTCCGTTTGTCAACATAATTGCGACGCGCGATCCACCTGGTAGTATGGAGGGAGATGTTTCGCGACTGGCTTTGGTCGCGCATTACGACAGCAAATTGACGCCAAAGGACTTCATTGGGGCGACGGATAGTGCGGCGCCATGTGCCATGATTCTTCACATTGCGCGCAGCATCGATGCGGCTTTGACCAAGAAGTGGGCAGCGACGGACAAGGGTGACTTTGAGGTGGAACACAGGGGTGTGCAGATACTCTTGTTGGATGGTGAAGAGGCTTTCCAGAGTTGGACCGACACAGACAGTCTATACGGAGCTCG AGCTCTAGCCCAGGATTGGGAGTCAACCTTCCATATGGCTTCCTCGATTTACCGTACCCCGCTAGACTCGATCGAACTCTTTCTTCTGCTCGACCTGCTGGGCTCAAAGAACCCCAGAGTGCCGTCCTACTTCAAAACCACACATTGGGCATACAAGCACATGGCAAACACAGAGGAACGTCTGCGAAAGCTGGGCTTGTTCAAGTCGGCCCCACTGCGCAAGTCCAAGATGGCAGAGGCCGAGCCTGAGAAGCGTCGCGCTGACCGACCGTTCCTGATCGATGCATACAAGGACGACTCGGCATTCATCGGCGGTTTTGTGCAGGATGACCACGTTCCCTTTATGGCTCGCGGTGTCGAAATTCTACATATGATTCCTTCGCCTTTCCCAAAGGTATGGCACACACCAGAGGACGACGGGGAGCATCTCGACTTGAACACAGTCGAGGACTGGACAAAGCTGTTCATGGCTTTCACTGCCGAGTGGATGGAGTTAGAGGGCTTCTTTGACGTCAAAACAGCAAAGAGAGAGGATACCGAGAAATCGGAACT TGAGATACCCTAG
- a CDS encoding MIP-T3 multi-domain protein, producing the protein MAPQAVAHRRGGTHKVKDQDRTDSIYDTYNYKELLDAAKERGIYRKDMKKGEMAWALKRNDDEKRRAQHQARIHYQKRQQQARKEQEKKEAELQALIAAKHKRRLERMQKRDRDESVSDDTPSENEDEAEPPENGSDVVGQALSDESWDSTSTESSTYSTSHVPTHDCKLRLFEWLYDTLPRPDPPPAKTLIDLARLPNPAPAPVHYAPLKLTTMHTRQKLILPGSKYPASVAPNYVPILPPETRSSAHSHQQQHRLHGLLRNAVVETGAFWASKTVVQGRTGRMYFHLGARNEAKSLADTYAKWALENRRLLRVGVGAGQAGGGIVGKDERTWRHEERRRNKIRKTAEVYESSSEDDDDNGEAGREADVDAPSVPRRRWWARNVYDTAATSSGVSKRQEKEKGS; encoded by the exons ATGGCTCCACAAGCAGTTGCTCACAGACGGGGCGGCACACACAAAGTCAAGGATCAGGATAGAACAGATTCCATTTACGACACGTACAACTACAAGGAGCTACTCGACGCGGCCAAAGAGCGAGGAATCTACCGCAAAGACATGAAAAAGGGAGAAATGGCATGGGCGCTGAAGCGAAATGACGACGAGAAGAGAAGAGCCCAGCACCAAGCTCGGATCCATTATCAAAAAAGGCAGCAGCAAGCGCGAAAAGAgcaagaaaagaaagaagcCGAACTCCAAGCCCTCATCGCCGCCAAACACAAGCGCCGGCTCGAAAGGATGCAAAAAAGAGACCGCGACGAAAGCGTCAGCGATGACACGCCCAGCGAAAACGAAGACGAAGCAGAACCCCCCGAAAACGGCAGCGACGTCGTAGGTCAAGCCCTCAGCGACGAATCCTGGGATTCTACCTCTACAGAATCCTCCACCTACTCTACCTCCCACGTCCCTACCCACGACTGCAAACTCCGTCTCTTCGAATGGCTATACGACACCCTGCCACGTCCCGACCCTCCTCCCGCAAAAACACTCATCGACCTCGCCAGACTACCAAACCCAGCACCCGCTCCCGTTCACTACGCCCCCCTCAAACTAACAACCATGCACACGCGGCAGAAACTCATCTTACCCGGTTCCAAATACCCCGCCTCTGTAGCCCCAAACTACGTCCCTATCCTCCCTCCTGAAACACGTTCTTCAGCACACTCGCATCAGCAACAGCACCGTCTCCACGGCCTCTTGCGCAACGCAGTCGTAGAAACCGGCGCGTTTTGGGCGTCCAAAACAGTCGTGCAGGGCCGTACCGGCCGCATGTACTTCCACCTCGGCGCGCGGAACGAGGCTAAATCCCTCGCGGACACGTATGCAAAGTGGGCCTTGGAGAACCGTCGACTCCTGCGTGTGGGCGTTGGTGCGGGTCAAGCTGGTGGTGGTATCGTGGGTAAAGACGAGAGAACGTGGCGGCACGAAGAGAGGCGACGCAATAAGATAAGAAAAACTGCAGAGGTGTATGAGAGTTCCAG cgaggatgacgacgataATGGCGAGGCAGGGAGGGAGGCAGATGTTGATGCGCCGAGTGTACCACGGCGGCGTTGGTGGG CTAGGAACGTATACGACACTGCTGCCACTTCCTCTGGTGTTTCGAAACGACAGGAAAAGGAAAAGGGAAGTTAG
- a CDS encoding Hamartin multi-domain protein, which produces MKFTTSAVLASTLALASARACPSPQPQAGEEGLDPKAFGVFRLFAIIIDGPYSQNSTVQFWKNGLSINVKQDGTCRDPSINYASFSIAASDADYQPGGLFLYGANPPIQAFVDRSGMGQGILKFSEGVNPSTPRNGERAPWVITKDHTLMFDNGNGATGFQACTQDQGKTFQVWLQGVDRPAGLEDCHKFTAQVWPVDTSEAENPNQCTYTYTQ; this is translated from the coding sequence ATGAAATTCACCACCTCCGCCGTCCTTGCCTCCACCCTGGCCCTTGCCTCGGCGCGCGCCTGCCCTTCACCCCAGCCTCAGGCAGGAGAAGAAGGCCTCGACCCCAAGGCCTTCGGTGTCTTCCGCCTCTTCGCCATCATCATCGATGGCCCATACAGCCAAAACTCCACCGTCCAATTCTGGAAGAACGGCCTCTCCATAAACGTCAAGCAAGATGGCACTTGCCGGGACCCCAGCATCAACTACGCTTCCTTCAGCATCGCCGCCTCCGACGCCGACTACCAGCCAGGCGGTCTATTCCTCTACGGTGCCAACCCACCCATCCAAGCCTTTGTCGACCGCTCCGGAATGGGCCAGGGCATTCTCAAATTTAGCGAAGGTGTCAACCCGTCAACCCCCAGGAACGGCGAGCGCGCCCCTTGGGTCATCACAAAGGACCATACGCTCATGTTTGACAACGGCAACGGCGCTACTGGCTTCCAGGCCTGCACACAAGACCAAGGAAAGACATTCCAGGTCTGGTTGCAGGGTGTTGACCGCCCTGCTGGTCTCGAGGACTGCCACAAGTTCACTGCGCAGGTCTGGCCTGTGGATACTTCCGAGGCTGAGAACCCCAACCAGTGCACCTACACCTACACCCAGTAA